In a genomic window of Chryseobacterium sp. G0162:
- a CDS encoding M28 family peptidase yields the protein MKKIFIILPLFLSGFLFSQKKIPKKPAGRTAIPVKLNYHDEFKKISDEVMTNGRAYENLGELTKGIGPRFSATPGYTKAVEWAEKKFKEIGINMIWRQEAKAPVWIRGKESLQIKVENGDWKNIRMLSFGNSEGTGGKDLTGEIVLINSTSELNAMSVGQLKDKIVFVNVPMDPKIINTSDSYLQTAKSKLISASVIAKTGAKALIIRSLTTANDDTPHAKMIYYESDDKVKIPALSIGVRSADELEKTLKKQKVTAKINMTAESKGNTTNPNIIAEIQGKKDAKVIVLGAQLDSWDVGEGAIDDGTGVVQCIEVLRTLKALGYENNHTIRVVLYANSENGGQGREMYAAYVKKRDEKHIFALGTDAGGYSPRGFSLDMSPQRRRLVSPWKEYFLPYGVYDFDQTDAIQDISPLKKLDIPLAELVVDTQRYFDYHHSEQDTFDKVNKRELLLGAVAITQMIFMVDKNW from the coding sequence ATGAAAAAAATATTCATTATACTTCCACTCTTTTTGAGTGGATTTTTATTTTCTCAAAAAAAAATCCCCAAAAAGCCTGCTGGCAGAACAGCAATTCCTGTAAAATTAAATTATCACGATGAATTTAAAAAGATCTCAGACGAGGTTATGACCAACGGTAGGGCTTATGAAAATCTTGGAGAACTCACAAAAGGTATCGGGCCACGTTTCAGTGCCACTCCCGGTTATACAAAAGCAGTAGAATGGGCTGAAAAAAAATTCAAGGAAATTGGCATTAATATGATCTGGAGGCAGGAAGCCAAAGCTCCGGTCTGGATCAGAGGAAAAGAATCCTTACAGATAAAAGTAGAAAATGGAGATTGGAAGAACATCAGAATGCTTTCTTTCGGAAACTCTGAAGGAACAGGTGGAAAAGATCTGACAGGCGAAATTGTTTTAATTAACTCTACCTCAGAACTTAATGCAATGTCTGTAGGTCAGTTAAAAGACAAAATAGTTTTCGTGAATGTTCCTATGGATCCGAAAATCATTAACACCAGTGACTCCTATTTACAGACCGCAAAATCAAAATTAATTTCTGCTTCTGTCATAGCTAAAACAGGTGCAAAAGCTTTAATTATAAGATCATTAACAACGGCTAATGATGATACTCCACATGCCAAAATGATTTACTATGAATCAGATGATAAAGTTAAAATTCCTGCTTTATCAATAGGAGTAAGATCGGCAGATGAACTGGAAAAGACATTAAAAAAGCAAAAAGTAACGGCTAAAATTAATATGACTGCCGAATCAAAAGGCAATACAACCAATCCCAATATTATTGCTGAGATTCAGGGTAAAAAAGATGCTAAAGTGATTGTTTTAGGGGCTCAACTTGACTCATGGGATGTAGGCGAAGGCGCCATTGATGATGGAACCGGGGTTGTTCAGTGTATCGAGGTTTTAAGAACTCTGAAAGCGCTTGGTTATGAAAACAATCATACCATCCGTGTGGTTCTGTATGCCAATAGTGAAAACGGAGGACAAGGTCGTGAAATGTATGCTGCTTACGTGAAAAAGAGAGACGAAAAACATATATTCGCCTTAGGAACAGATGCCGGAGGCTATTCTCCAAGAGGGTTTTCATTGGATATGTCTCCTCAAAGAAGAAGACTCGTTTCTCCCTGGAAAGAATATTTTCTTCCTTATGGCGTTTATGATTTTGACCAAACAGATGCCATTCAGGATATTTCACCTTTGAAAAAGCTGGATATTCCTTTAGCAGAACTTGTGGTAGACACACAAAGATATTTCGACTACCATCATTCTGAACAGGACACTTTTGATAAAGTAAATAAAAGAGAACTTTTACTGGGAGCGGTTGCCATCACACAGATGATTTTTATGGTTGATAAAAACTGGTAA
- a CDS encoding M28 family peptidase: MKKIVNLSLLTLGITFISGQTKEDSIQFSKISTEILNNGKGYDELRELTKNIGHRLSGSEAYEKSVQWAAQKLRDAGADKVWLQEVMIPVWVRGKESLHIKTSNGSWKSLKMLSLGNSEGTGGKDVSGEIIMVKSLEEYDKLPPEKVKDKIVFFNYPFNQGNVQTFISYRESGAYRRTAASLTAKKGGKFAIIRSLSSAFDDVPHTGNMRYEENIAKIPAVTIGNTTADELEALLKNQKVTAKLNSSCGMKGEKLSHSVIGEITGKKDQNVIVVGGHLDSWDVGEGAHDDGSGIVQSIEVLRTFKKLGLRNNHTIRAVCFANEENGTKGGKQYGKTAKDNNEKHLFAIESDAGGFSPRGISLEMDDSKRNQIKSWGNLFLPYGVYNFEGKYSGSDIAPLHEMGVPTAELVPEPQRYFDIHHTAEDTFEKVNRRELLLGSTVMTQLIYMIDKNW, encoded by the coding sequence ATGAAAAAGATTGTAAATTTATCATTATTAACTTTAGGAATAACCTTTATATCAGGCCAAACTAAAGAAGACTCTATACAATTCAGCAAGATCTCCACCGAGATTTTAAATAACGGAAAAGGATATGATGAACTTCGTGAACTTACAAAAAATATAGGCCATCGCTTAAGTGGTTCCGAAGCCTATGAAAAATCTGTACAATGGGCTGCACAGAAACTTCGTGATGCCGGTGCAGACAAAGTATGGCTTCAGGAAGTGATGATCCCGGTTTGGGTAAGAGGAAAAGAATCCTTACACATCAAGACTTCGAATGGAAGTTGGAAAAGTCTTAAAATGCTTTCTTTAGGTAATTCTGAAGGAACAGGCGGAAAAGATGTTTCCGGAGAGATCATTATGGTTAAATCCCTAGAAGAATATGACAAACTCCCTCCTGAAAAGGTAAAAGATAAGATTGTTTTCTTTAATTATCCTTTTAATCAGGGAAATGTACAAACTTTTATTTCCTATAGAGAATCGGGCGCTTACAGAAGAACTGCCGCATCTCTAACCGCAAAGAAAGGTGGAAAATTTGCAATTATCCGATCTCTTTCTTCAGCGTTCGATGATGTTCCACATACGGGAAATATGCGATACGAAGAGAATATTGCTAAAATTCCAGCCGTTACGATTGGAAATACAACTGCAGATGAACTGGAAGCTTTATTAAAAAATCAGAAAGTCACAGCCAAACTCAATTCCAGTTGTGGAATGAAAGGGGAGAAACTCTCCCACTCCGTAATAGGTGAAATTACAGGCAAAAAAGACCAGAATGTAATCGTAGTGGGTGGACATCTGGATTCCTGGGATGTAGGTGAAGGCGCTCATGACGACGGATCCGGAATTGTTCAAAGTATTGAAGTGTTAAGAACATTCAAAAAATTAGGACTCCGGAATAACCATACCATTAGAGCAGTCTGTTTTGCCAATGAAGAAAATGGGACCAAAGGCGGAAAGCAATACGGAAAAACAGCAAAAGATAATAATGAAAAACATCTTTTTGCCATAGAATCCGATGCCGGAGGATTTTCTCCCCGTGGAATTTCCCTGGAAATGGATGATTCCAAAAGAAACCAGATTAAAAGCTGGGGAAACTTATTTCTGCCTTATGGGGTTTACAACTTTGAAGGAAAGTATTCGGGTTCAGACATTGCTCCTCTTCATGAAATGGGTGTTCCTACCGCAGAACTTGTTCCGGAGCCACAGCGTTATTTTGACATTCACCATACTGCAGAAGATACTTTTGAAAAAGTCAACCGTAGAGAACTCCTTCTGGGCTCAACGGTGATGACACAACTTATTTATATGATTGATAAAAATTGGTAA
- a CDS encoding M20/M25/M40 family metallo-hydrolase: MKKILGTSLLLFGMAAFGQAKEDSIQFSKISLEVLNNGKGYNDLRELTKNIGHRLSGSEAYEKSVQWAAQKLRDAGADKVWLQDVMIPVWVRGKESLHIKTSNGSWKSLKMLSLGNSEGTGGKDISGEIIMVKSMDEYNKLSPEQVKDKILFFNYAFKQSFIETFKGYGDASKYRTTAASLTAKKGGKFAIIRSLSSAFDDVPHTGAMRYEENVSKIPAVAIGSTTADELETLLKNQKITAKLNSNCGMKGEKLSHSVIGEITGKKDQNVIVVGGHLDSWDVGEGAHDDGAGIVQSIEVLRTFKKLGIQNNHTIRVVCFANEENGVKGGIQYGKMVKEKNEKHLFAIESDAGGFAPRGIALDMDDTKRKQIQSWSKLFLPYGVYNFEERFSGTDLYPLHDMGVPAAELMPDSQRYFDIHHTEEDTFEKVNRRELLLGAVAMTHIIYMIDKNW, translated from the coding sequence ATGAAAAAGATACTAGGAACCTCATTATTACTTTTTGGAATGGCAGCTTTTGGCCAGGCTAAAGAAGATTCAATACAATTCAGCAAGATCTCCCTTGAAGTTTTAAATAACGGAAAAGGATATAACGATCTTCGTGAACTTACTAAAAATATCGGTCACCGTTTAAGCGGTTCCGAAGCCTATGAGAAATCTGTACAATGGGCAGCACAGAAACTTCGTGATGCCGGTGCAGACAAAGTATGGCTTCAGGATGTAATGATCCCTGTTTGGGTAAGGGGAAAAGAATCATTACACATCAAAACCTCCAACGGAAGTTGGAAAAGTCTTAAAATGCTTTCCCTGGGAAATTCTGAAGGAACAGGCGGAAAAGATATCTCAGGGGAAATCATCATGGTAAAATCTATGGATGAATACAATAAGCTCTCCCCGGAACAGGTAAAGGACAAAATACTGTTCTTCAATTATGCTTTCAAACAATCCTTCATAGAAACGTTTAAAGGATATGGAGATGCATCCAAATACAGAACAACCGCAGCATCTTTAACGGCTAAAAAAGGTGGAAAGTTTGCCATTATCAGGTCACTTTCTTCAGCATTTGATGATGTACCTCATACCGGAGCTATGCGCTATGAAGAAAACGTTTCCAAAATACCGGCTGTAGCTATCGGAAGTACTACTGCAGATGAATTGGAAACCTTATTAAAGAATCAAAAAATTACGGCAAAACTGAACTCCAACTGTGGAATGAAAGGAGAGAAACTCTCCCACTCCGTCATTGGTGAAATTACCGGTAAAAAAGACCAGAATGTAATTGTTGTAGGTGGTCACCTTGATTCCTGGGATGTAGGTGAAGGGGCTCATGATGATGGTGCCGGAATTGTTCAGAGTATTGAAGTTCTGAGAACATTTAAAAAATTAGGAATACAAAACAACCACACGATCAGAGTCGTTTGTTTCGCCAATGAAGAAAATGGTGTGAAAGGCGGTATTCAATATGGTAAAATGGTAAAAGAAAAGAATGAAAAACATCTTTTTGCCATAGAATCCGATGCCGGAGGTTTTGCACCGAGAGGAATCGCTCTGGACATGGATGATACCAAAAGAAAACAAATTCAAAGCTGGTCAAAACTATTCCTACCGTATGGAGTGTACAACTTTGAAGAAAGATTTTCCGGAACAGATCTTTATCCACTTCATGATATGGGAGTTCCCGCGGCTGAATTGATGCCAGATTCTCAACGTTATTTTGATATTCATCATACTGAAGAAGACACCTTTGAGAAAGTTAACAGAAGAGAGCTTTTATTGGGAGCCGTAGCCATGACCCATATTATTTATATGATTGATAAAAACTGGTAG
- a CDS encoding retropepsin-like aspartic protease — protein MKKIFYTLFIFSHLSLIAQGKKFFENGDVQLKSAVEKINLKYSTDLPFVKVSINGKIYNFLLDTGAPTVISTAIYTDLGLEKKHKSSVKDSQKNKQDQIFTVLPEMIIDQLAFKDIGVMVMDLTATEFECFKIDGILGSNQMAKLFWRVNYNENSLEATQDLSTFDLTGYDIVIPFDVKDQKTPIIEANVFDKKMNLIFDTGSSGNIKITTNNYNSKKVTEKVDVYGNSSVGAFGTGNPVLGYIFKASNVTLGNKSFSNEVITTGNSGLVGNDFLKNFVFVLDWESRKIYMKQIKETIHKLESFGFGYRFIDSKPIVAYVFQEENFPLKVGDSIISINNINLDNLDKEGVCHYFLNRIEKDNVVMDLKIKRGGAEMNVNLKKKVYLKG, from the coding sequence ATGAAAAAAATCTTCTACACTCTTTTTATATTCTCCCATCTTAGTCTTATTGCTCAAGGGAAGAAGTTCTTTGAAAACGGAGACGTTCAGCTAAAGTCAGCCGTTGAAAAAATTAATTTAAAATATTCTACAGACTTACCTTTTGTAAAAGTAAGTATCAACGGGAAAATATATAATTTTCTTTTAGATACTGGAGCTCCAACCGTTATTTCTACGGCAATTTATACAGATTTGGGTCTTGAAAAGAAACATAAAAGCAGTGTAAAGGACTCACAGAAAAATAAACAGGACCAGATATTTACGGTATTGCCTGAAATGATTATAGATCAGCTAGCTTTTAAAGATATTGGAGTTATGGTGATGGATCTTACGGCAACTGAATTTGAATGCTTTAAAATAGATGGAATTCTTGGTTCTAATCAGATGGCTAAACTTTTTTGGAGAGTGAATTATAATGAGAATTCATTGGAAGCAACTCAGGATCTTTCTACGTTTGATCTTACAGGTTATGATATTGTGATTCCTTTTGATGTAAAAGATCAGAAAACACCTATTATAGAAGCCAATGTTTTTGATAAGAAAATGAACCTTATATTTGATACAGGGTCTTCAGGAAATATAAAGATAACGACCAATAATTACAATTCTAAAAAAGTAACTGAGAAAGTAGATGTTTACGGAAATAGCTCTGTAGGGGCTTTTGGGACCGGAAATCCTGTGCTGGGATATATTTTTAAAGCTTCTAATGTTACTTTGGGAAATAAAAGTTTTAGCAATGAAGTAATAACAACAGGCAATTCAGGCTTAGTAGGAAATGATTTTTTGAAAAACTTTGTATTTGTTCTGGATTGGGAATCTCGTAAGATTTATATGAAGCAAATTAAGGAAACTATTCATAAGCTGGAGTCTTTTGGTTTTGGGTATCGTTTTATAGACTCTAAGCCTATTGTAGCCTATGTATTTCAGGAAGAGAATTTTCCTTTGAAGGTGGGAGATTCTATCATTAGTATTAATAATATAAACCTTGATAATCTTGACAAAGAAGGTGTCTGTCATTATTTCCTGAACAGAATAGAAAAAGATAATGTTGTTATGGACTTGAAAATAAAAAGAGGCGGAGCTGAAATGAATGTGAACCTTAAAAAGAAAGTCTATTTAAAAGGGTAA
- a CDS encoding peptidylprolyl isomerase, with protein MNVDKETYEGLNDGLYANLQTTKGNMIVKFEDKKAPVTVANFIGLAEGKIDNKAKAKGVPYYDGTIFHRVIKDFMIQGGDPQGTGMGDPGYKFEDERNDLKHTGKGILSMANSGPNTNGSQFFITEVATPWLDGRHTIFGKVVKGNDVIDTIANVEKGAQDKPKTDIVLEKVSIFGKGDEYKNYDAAKTFNEGKAKIAENNKAFIAKEEAEKKKKEEEFKANQEKLVESLKAGMQKTESGLYYKITKTADGKAPKAGDNVSVHYAGKLVDGTEFDSSFKRNEPIDIPIGMGRVIKGWDEGILLLKEGETATLLIPPAMGYGERGAGGVIPPNSWLVFDVELVKVK; from the coding sequence ATGAACGTAGACAAAGAAACTTACGAAGGTCTTAATGACGGACTTTATGCCAATCTTCAAACTACAAAAGGTAACATGATTGTTAAGTTTGAGGACAAGAAAGCACCAGTAACTGTAGCCAACTTTATCGGTCTTGCAGAAGGGAAAATCGATAACAAAGCTAAGGCTAAGGGAGTTCCTTACTATGACGGAACTATTTTCCACAGAGTAATCAAAGATTTCATGATCCAGGGAGGTGATCCTCAGGGAACAGGAATGGGAGATCCTGGATATAAATTCGAGGACGAAAGAAACGATCTTAAACACACAGGGAAAGGTATTCTTTCTATGGCGAACTCCGGACCAAATACAAACGGTTCCCAGTTCTTCATTACTGAAGTAGCTACCCCTTGGTTAGACGGAAGACACACAATCTTCGGAAAAGTAGTAAAAGGTAATGATGTGATTGATACTATTGCTAATGTTGAAAAAGGAGCTCAGGATAAACCTAAAACAGATATCGTTTTAGAAAAAGTTTCTATCTTCGGTAAAGGTGATGAGTACAAAAACTACGATGCAGCAAAAACTTTCAACGAAGGAAAAGCTAAAATCGCAGAAAATAATAAAGCTTTTATTGCTAAAGAAGAAGCAGAAAAAAAGAAAAAAGAAGAAGAATTCAAAGCAAACCAGGAAAAATTAGTTGAAAGCTTAAAAGCTGGAATGCAAAAAACTGAATCAGGTCTTTACTATAAAATCACTAAAACTGCTGACGGTAAAGCTCCAAAAGCAGGTGATAACGTATCTGTACATTATGCAGGTAAATTAGTAGATGGAACTGAATTTGATTCTTCATTCAAGAGAAACGAGCCTATCGATATTCCAATCGGAATGGGAAGAGTAATCAAAGGATGGGATGAGGGAATCCTATTATTAAAAGAAGGAGAAACTGCTACATTATTGATCCCACCAGCAATGGGTTACGGAGAAAGAGGTGCAGGAGGAGTTATCCCACCAAACTCTTGGTTAGTTTTTGACGTTGAGCTTGTAAAAGTAAAATAG
- a CDS encoding branched-chain amino acid aminotransferase, with protein sequence MIIQKTENSRISTFDPNNFSFGGTFIDHMIICEYENGKWGDVKLVPYGPIPFTPAMMGVNYGQACFEGMKAYKDKDGQVFLFRPEKNFERINKSAKRLAMPEVTEEMFLDGLKALVDIDRDWIPQGEGMSLYIRPLIFATEEALKARVSEKYMFAIVATPAKSYYSEPVSVKISDHYSRAANGGVGSAKAAGNYAASFYPTQLAIEEGYEQIIWTDDATHEYFEESGTMNVFVRINDTIYTPPTSEKILDGVTRDSFLQLAKKRGIEVKVEPIPVKTVIEALKNGSLKEVWGVGTAVVTTQFQALGYEGEKLSLPRLSDEESYAAILKKDLVDLQNNLSEDPFGWRVAVDHVLETV encoded by the coding sequence ATGATAATTCAAAAAACTGAAAACTCCAGAATTTCTACATTTGACCCTAACAATTTTTCGTTTGGTGGAACTTTCATAGATCATATGATTATATGTGAGTACGAAAACGGAAAATGGGGTGATGTAAAATTAGTTCCTTATGGTCCGATACCATTTACCCCTGCTATGATGGGAGTAAACTATGGGCAAGCTTGTTTTGAAGGTATGAAAGCCTATAAAGACAAAGATGGGCAGGTTTTCCTTTTCAGGCCTGAAAAGAATTTTGAACGTATCAACAAGTCAGCGAAGCGTCTTGCTATGCCTGAGGTGACTGAAGAAATGTTTTTAGACGGATTAAAAGCATTAGTAGATATTGACAGAGACTGGATTCCTCAGGGAGAAGGAATGTCTTTATATATCAGACCATTGATTTTTGCTACAGAAGAAGCTTTGAAAGCAAGAGTTTCTGAAAAATATATGTTTGCTATCGTAGCAACACCGGCGAAGAGCTATTATTCAGAGCCTGTTTCTGTAAAAATCTCTGATCACTATTCAAGAGCAGCAAATGGGGGAGTAGGTTCTGCTAAAGCAGCTGGTAACTATGCAGCTTCTTTCTATCCAACTCAATTGGCTATTGAAGAAGGATATGAGCAAATCATCTGGACTGATGATGCAACTCACGAATATTTTGAAGAGAGTGGTACAATGAACGTATTTGTAAGAATCAACGATACCATCTATACACCACCAACCTCTGAAAAAATTCTTGACGGAGTAACAAGAGACAGCTTCCTTCAATTGGCTAAGAAAAGAGGTATCGAAGTAAAAGTTGAGCCAATTCCGGTAAAAACAGTAATCGAGGCTTTGAAAAACGGTTCTCTTAAAGAAGTATGGGGAGTAGGTACAGCAGTGGTAACCACTCAATTCCAGGCTTTAGGGTATGAAGGGGAGAAATTATCACTTCCAAGATTATCAGACGAAGAAAGCTATGCAGCGATTCTTAAAAAAGATTTAGTAGATCTTCAAAACAACCTTTCTGAAGATCCATTCGGATGGAGAGTAGCTGTAGATCATGTACTTGAAACAGTTTAA
- the mnmD gene encoding tRNA (5-methylaminomethyl-2-thiouridine)(34)-methyltransferase MnmD yields MKREIKTTNDGSKTLFINDLNENYHSHHGALQEAEHVFIKNGLNLINDCEINILELGFGTGLNVLVTINEYLKTDKNHVINYFSLEKYPINESEVNDLAYFELFDNPEFKNIYQKIHLADWENSVEIISGFNLKKIECDFFDLKNIDLPKINLVYFDCFGARVQPDLWEKPLFELVSDKMAINGLLTTYSSKGSVRRILQELDFQVEKKQGPPGKREMINAIKL; encoded by the coding sequence TTGAAAAGAGAAATTAAGACTACAAACGACGGAAGTAAAACATTGTTTATCAATGATTTAAATGAAAATTACCATTCCCATCACGGGGCTCTTCAGGAAGCAGAACATGTGTTTATCAAAAATGGACTAAACCTAATCAATGATTGCGAAATTAATATTTTAGAACTAGGTTTTGGAACAGGTTTGAATGTTTTAGTAACAATTAATGAATATTTAAAAACTGACAAAAATCATGTCATCAATTATTTTTCGCTCGAAAAATACCCCATAAATGAATCCGAAGTTAACGATTTAGCTTATTTTGAACTTTTTGATAACCCAGAATTTAAAAATATTTATCAGAAAATTCATCTGGCAGATTGGGAAAACTCAGTAGAAATCATTAGTGGTTTCAACCTTAAAAAGATAGAATGTGACTTTTTTGACCTGAAGAATATAGATCTGCCTAAAATCAACCTTGTTTATTTCGACTGTTTCGGAGCAAGAGTACAGCCGGATTTATGGGAAAAGCCATTATTTGAACTGGTATCTGACAAAATGGCCATTAACGGATTATTAACAACCTACTCTTCTAAAGGAAGTGTAAGAAGAATTCTTCAGGAGTTAGACTTTCAGGTTGAGAAAAAGCAGGGACCTCCGGGAAAAAGAGAAATGATTAATGCAATAAAGCTATAA
- a CDS encoding NUDIX domain-containing protein → MIDKINIRVYGCVVKDKKVLTLFEEYAGEPLVKFPGGGLEYGEGTLECLHREFDEELNVKVDIIEHFYTQEDFLVSRFRENEQLLTIYYIVNIIDEKEFLILDPCIEKTEWMDIDRPDNPFPLPIDKIVFDKLKEKFL, encoded by the coding sequence ATGATAGACAAGATCAACATTAGAGTGTATGGCTGTGTGGTAAAAGATAAAAAAGTACTCACTTTATTTGAAGAATATGCCGGCGAACCTTTAGTGAAATTTCCAGGTGGCGGATTGGAATATGGTGAAGGAACATTGGAATGTCTACACCGTGAATTCGATGAAGAACTGAATGTAAAAGTAGATATTATAGAACATTTCTATACCCAGGAAGACTTTCTTGTTTCCCGCTTCAGAGAAAATGAACAGCTTCTTACCATCTACTACATCGTAAATATTATAGATGAAAAGGAATTCCTTATTTTGGATCCCTGTATTGAAAAAACGGAATGGATGGATATTGACAGACCGGATAACCCTTTCCCACTTCCTATAGATAAAATCGTATTTGATAAACTAAAAGAAAAATTCCTGTAA
- a CDS encoding DUF4294 domain-containing protein, translating into MNFSKIICLFMFFFGVSVFGQNDTVVAKPLNQYPAESLKVDEFGNKYYYDEQQKVKIYEVNGEPVVVMDELVLVNKPRFNNQLDKNYYYFLNKKLYRVYPLFVTALQQYRDIQEDMNDMDNKAKRKFIRERQNMLADQYEKQLRDLTTTEGQVFAKLMNRATGKNVYEIIKEMRGGFSAFWWNLKGKMADIDLKDRYDPHKNRTDEFVESLLQSNWNSGYLKPYPGASDFKVKR; encoded by the coding sequence ATGAATTTTAGTAAGATTATCTGTCTTTTTATGTTCTTTTTTGGAGTCAGTGTTTTTGGGCAGAATGATACTGTGGTGGCAAAACCATTGAATCAATACCCCGCTGAATCTTTGAAAGTAGATGAATTTGGCAATAAGTATTATTACGACGAACAGCAGAAGGTTAAGATTTATGAAGTAAATGGGGAGCCTGTAGTTGTAATGGATGAGTTGGTTTTAGTTAATAAACCGAGGTTTAATAATCAGTTGGATAAAAATTACTATTATTTCTTAAATAAGAAGTTATACAGAGTATATCCGTTATTTGTAACTGCTTTACAGCAATACAGAGACATTCAGGAAGATATGAATGATATGGATAATAAAGCCAAGAGAAAGTTCATAAGAGAAAGGCAAAATATGCTTGCCGATCAATATGAAAAGCAATTGAGAGATCTTACCACTACCGAAGGACAAGTTTTTGCAAAACTTATGAACAGGGCGACCGGTAAAAATGTATATGAGATTATTAAAGAGATGAGAGGCGGGTTTAGTGCCTTTTGGTGGAATCTTAAAGGGAAAATGGCAGATATTGATTTGAAAGATCGATATGATCCCCATAAAAACAGAACAGACGAATTTGTAGAGTCATTACTACAGTCTAACTGGAATTCAGGGTATTTGAAACCTTATCCCGGAGCAAGTGATTTTAAAGTAAAAAGATAA
- a CDS encoding M28 family peptidase, which translates to MKFEKKSLKFLEKYLNTSSPTGYEHKGQEVWMDYIRPYVDKIEVDHYGTCYGIINPEAEFKVVIEAHADEISWYVNYITDDGLIYVIRNGGSDQTIAPSKVVHIHGENGIVKGVFGWPAIHTRTNQNEPTPKIENIFIDCGATSKKEVEDMGIFVGCMITYPDEFFEMNDRYFVCRALDNRIGGFMIAEVARLLKENKKSIPFGLYITNSVQEEVGLYGADMIADTIKPNIAIVTDVTHDTTTPMIEKKKEGDQKCGAGPVVFFAPSVHHTIRELIIDTAKTKKIPYQRAAASRSTGTDTDAFAHSNGGVPSALISLPLRYMHTTVEMVSKEDVANVIKLIYETVLKIKPEMKLKYH; encoded by the coding sequence ATGAAATTTGAAAAGAAATCTTTAAAATTTTTAGAGAAATATTTAAACACTTCATCTCCAACAGGATACGAACACAAGGGACAGGAGGTTTGGATGGACTACATCAGACCTTATGTGGACAAGATTGAAGTGGATCATTACGGAACATGCTATGGTATCATCAATCCTGAAGCAGAATTTAAAGTAGTGATCGAAGCCCATGCTGATGAAATCTCGTGGTATGTTAACTATATTACGGATGACGGATTGATTTATGTAATCAGAAACGGAGGTTCAGACCAGACTATTGCCCCATCAAAAGTAGTGCACATTCATGGAGAAAATGGAATTGTAAAAGGAGTATTCGGATGGCCGGCTATTCATACAAGAACAAATCAGAATGAACCTACCCCAAAAATCGAAAACATCTTCATTGATTGTGGAGCAACTTCCAAAAAGGAAGTAGAAGATATGGGAATTTTTGTAGGATGCATGATTACCTACCCTGACGAATTCTTCGAAATGAATGACAGGTATTTTGTATGCAGAGCCCTTGATAACAGAATCGGAGGTTTCATGATTGCTGAAGTGGCAAGACTTTTAAAGGAAAATAAAAAATCGATTCCATTCGGTCTTTATATTACCAATTCTGTACAGGAAGAAGTAGGTTTGTATGGCGCAGATATGATTGCCGATACCATTAAACCTAATATTGCCATTGTAACTGATGTAACGCACGATACTACCACTCCAATGATTGAAAAGAAAAAAGAAGGAGACCAAAAGTGTGGTGCAGGACCGGTAGTATTTTTTGCTCCAAGTGTTCACCATACAATCAGAGAATTGATTATCGACACAGCAAAAACAAAAAAAATACCTTACCAAAGAGCTGCGGCAAGCAGATCTACAGGGACTGACACTGATGCTTTTGCTCACTCTAACGGAGGTGTACCAAGCGCGCTAATTTCCTTACCTTTGCGTTATATGCATACAACGGTGGAAATGGTATCTAAAGAAGACGTAGCCAATGTTATCAAATTGATCTACGAAACGGTTCTGAAGATTAAACCGGAAATGAAACTGAAATATCATTAA